The following nucleotide sequence is from Bacillus marinisedimentorum.
CCGAGGAAGACTTCTATTCCTTTTGCCTTAGATCCTCCCGCCGGCAATATGTCCTGTGATTTTTCATGCCAGCGGATAAATTTTATCCCATCGAACCGCCCATCGTAAAGATGCTGTTCTGCTGCTGTACTGAACAGCAAAGCCTGATAAATATCTCTATCTTTATAGTAATCGGGGTCATATTCAGGATGTTCCATCTTCAGGCTGCCGATACTCTCCTTTATATGACTGTGCAGCCTGGCGTTTGCCTTCATGCCCTGATGATCGAGAAAAACAAGCGGATGGCTGTAGCCTGCTGCGTATTCATCAACCTGTTTCAACACATTCCGATCAAGCGGATTGGCATAAATGACCTCCCCCTGATAAACGACATATTGGCCGTTAAAACTTACAAAAGAGTCGATGCCAAGTTCATTCCTGATATCCTCGAACATGAACGGCGCCCGTCCTGTAGCAATCGCCACATCTACTCCCGACTTTTTAAGCATGTCGACAGCATGTTTTGTGGATTCCGGTATTTTTTTATCATGATCAAGCAATGTACCGTCAATATCGAAAAAAACTATATCTTTCATTTATTCTCATCCCTCACCAGTATGATTGATGCTCTCAATTCCTATCATACGGTACTTGATAGGAACAAAGATGTCAACAGCAGCGCACAACAAGCATGTATGCCCCCTTCTCTTCGGGTTAAACTAGTAATAATCTGATCACCTGGAAAATGGGCGAAAATGCGGAAACATTAAAGAAAAAACGCGAGAAAAGTCCAAATGAGAAAAAGTTTTTCGAAAAAATAGAAACACTTTCCTGTTAAATGCTTGTTTCCACCGGTTGTTATTGTGTAATATATATTTAATGCGGATAGAAGCTGAGTCAAGCAGCTTTGAGAACGTTAATGCCCGGTGCAAGCATATGAAAGCTGACATTTTAAAAAAACGGCCTTATTTTCGCGGCGAGCGGGAATAACATAAGAAAAGCACGATACAAGCAAAAATGGACATTCAAGGAGAGATTTACCAATGATTTTTAAAGTATTGTACCAGAAGGATAAGAACCAGGTTCCAGTGCGCGAACGTACAAACGCCATGTACGTAGAAGCGGATTCGGAACGTGAAGTCCGCCAAAAGCTGGCAGAACGAAACCATAACATTGAATTCATTCAGGAAATTAACGGGGCATTTCTTGAATACGAACAAGCATCAGAAAATTTTAAATTGGAGACGTTTTAGTATATGAAATTTGTAAAAAATGACCAGACAGCAGTGTTTGCATTAGGCGGTTTAGGAGAAATCGGGAAAAACACGTACGGCATTC
It contains:
- a CDS encoding DNA-dependent RNA polymerase subunit epsilon, whose product is MIFKVLYQKDKNQVPVRERTNAMYVEADSEREVRQKLAERNHNIEFIQEINGAFLEYEQASENFKLETF
- a CDS encoding Cof-type HAD-IIB family hydrolase, with the translated sequence MKDIVFFDIDGTLLDHDKKIPESTKHAVDMLKKSGVDVAIATGRAPFMFEDIRNELGIDSFVSFNGQYVVYQGEVIYANPLDRNVLKQVDEYAAGYSHPLVFLDHQGMKANARLHSHIKESIGSLKMEHPEYDPDYYKDRDIYQALLFSTAAEQHLYDGRFDGIKFIRWHEKSQDILPAGGSKAKGIEVFLGQLGIPRSRVYAFGDALNDLEMLQYAGTGVAMGNALAEVKQAASHVTKDVTEDGILHGLKMVGLLK